A portion of the Suricata suricatta isolate VVHF042 chromosome 11, meerkat_22Aug2017_6uvM2_HiC, whole genome shotgun sequence genome contains these proteins:
- the LOC115306854 gene encoding olfactory receptor 5M10 encodes MSSSNHTTVTEFILLGLTDDPVLERILFGVFLIIYLMTLAGNLCMIVLIRTNSHLQTPMYFFLSHLSFVDICYSSNITPNMLHNFLSDQKTISYAGCFTQCLLFIALVITELYILASMALDRYVAICSPLHYSTRMSKNICISLVMVPYTYGFLNGLSQTLLTFHLSFCGSLEINHFYCADPPLLVLACSDTYVKKMAMLVVAGLTLSSSLFIIVLSYLFIIAAILRIRSAEGRHKAFSTCGSHLTTVTLFYGTLFCMYLRTPSEKSVEESKIIAVFYTFLSPMLNPLIYSLRNKHVIRAMQQVIQGNLFHKTAM; translated from the exons ATGTCTTCCTCAAACCACACCACAGTGACAGAATTCATTCTCTTGGGACTCACAGACGACCCTGTTCTGGAGAGGATCCTGTTTGGGGTGTTTCTCATAATCTACCTGATGACACTGGCAGGGAATCTGTGCATGATCGTGCTGATCAGGACCAATTCCCACCTGCAaacgcccatgtacttcttccttagcCACCTGTCCTTTGTAGACATTTGCTATTCCTCCAATATCACTCCCAATATGCTGCACAACTTCCTCTCAGACCAGAAGACCATCTCCTATGCTGGATGCTTCACACAGTGTCTGCTCTTCATTGCCCTGGTGATCACTGAGCTTTAC ATCCTTGCTTCAATGGCATtggaccgctatgtggccatttgtagccctTTACATTACAGTACCAGAATGTCTAAGAACATTTGTATCTCTCTAGTCATGGTCCCCTATACTTATGGCTTCCTTAATGGACTCTCCCAGACATTGCTGACTTTTCACTTGTCTTTCTGTGGCTCCCTTGAAATCAATCATTTCTACTGTGCAGATCCTCCTCTTTTAGTGTTGGCCTGCTCTGACACCTATGTCAAGAAAATGGCAATGTTGGTGGTCGCTGGATTGACTCTGTCGAGCTCTCTCTTCATCATCGTCCTGTCCTACCTTTTCATTATTGCAGCCATCCTGAGGATCCGTTCTGCTGAAGGCAGGCACAAAGCCTTTTCTACTTGTGGTTCCCACTTGACAACAGTCACTCTATTTTATGGAACCCTCTTCTGCATGTACTTACGGACTCCATCTGAGAAGTCTGTGGAGGAGTCCAAAATAATTGCAGTCTTTTATACTTTCCTGAGCCCAATGTTGAACCCACTGATCTATAGTTTAAGGAACAAGCATGTGATCCGTGCTATGCAGCAAGTCATTCAGGGAAATCTCTTTCATAAAACTGCCATGTAG